A section of the Stenotrophomonas sp. 364 genome encodes:
- a CDS encoding Tex family protein, which translates to MPDIKLAQQIAQTIADEIGAQPAQARAAIALLDEGASVPFIARYRKEVTGGLDDTQLRNLETRLTYLRELEDRRAAVLSSIDEQGKLTDELRNEILGADTKSRLEDLYLPYKPKRRTRAQIAREAGLEPLADGLLADPSLDPQVFGATFVDPDKGVADTKAALEGARAILMERWGEDAALVGELRSWLGEDGVIRARVAEGKEEQGAKYRDYFEHAESLAKIPSHRLLALFRARREEILFLELDPGTDAEAGHVYAEGRVAYKAGIADAGRPGDRWLLDACRLTWRAKLHMHLLLDLFNQAREKAEAEAIAVFGDNLKDLLLAAPAGPKSVLGLDPGIRTGCKIAVVDATGKLVATDTIYPHEPRRQWDQSLQTIKQLCLKHNVELIAIGNGTASRETDKLAGEAIKALGDSKLQKIVVSEAGASVYSASEFAAKEFPDLDVSIRGAVSIARRLQDPLAELVKIEPKAIGVGQYQHDVDQYRLARALDARVEDCVNAVGVEVNTASAALLSRVSGLSATVAENIVRHRDENGPFKRRKDLLKVPRLGDKTFEQCAGFLRIADGDQPLDASSVHPEAYPVVERIVAATARPIKALIGDGSFLRGLKAEQFTDATFGVPTVRDILKELEKPGRDPRPEFKAARFAEGVEELKHLQPGMILEGVVSNVAAFGAFVDIGVHQDGLIHISALSDTYVKDPRDVVKAGDIVKVKVLEVDVARKRIALTRRLDDTPAPAKAPGERDARPAGGGRRDGGGQRNGGRGAAPGPRPCSAAPPANNALADAFARAKRGG; encoded by the coding sequence ATGCCTGACATCAAGCTCGCCCAGCAGATCGCCCAGACCATCGCCGATGAAATCGGTGCCCAGCCTGCCCAGGCGCGTGCCGCCATCGCCCTGTTGGACGAAGGCGCCAGCGTCCCGTTTATTGCCCGCTACCGCAAGGAAGTCACCGGCGGCCTGGACGACACCCAGCTGCGCAACCTGGAAACCCGCCTGACCTACCTGCGCGAGCTGGAAGACCGCCGCGCCGCCGTGCTGTCCAGCATCGACGAACAGGGCAAGCTCACCGACGAACTGCGCAACGAGATCCTCGGCGCCGACACCAAGTCGCGCCTGGAAGATCTGTACCTGCCGTACAAGCCCAAGCGCCGCACCCGCGCCCAGATCGCGCGTGAAGCCGGGCTGGAGCCGCTCGCCGATGGCCTGCTGGCCGATCCGAGCCTGGATCCGCAGGTGTTCGGCGCCACCTTCGTTGATCCCGACAAGGGCGTGGCCGACACCAAGGCCGCACTCGAAGGCGCCCGCGCGATCCTGATGGAGCGCTGGGGCGAAGACGCCGCGCTGGTCGGCGAGCTGCGCAGCTGGCTGGGCGAAGACGGGGTCATCCGTGCCCGCGTCGCCGAGGGCAAGGAAGAGCAGGGCGCCAAGTACCGCGACTATTTCGAACACGCCGAATCGCTGGCGAAGATCCCCTCGCACCGGCTGCTGGCGCTGTTCCGCGCGCGCCGCGAGGAAATCCTGTTCCTGGAACTGGACCCCGGCACCGACGCCGAAGCGGGCCACGTGTATGCCGAAGGCCGCGTGGCCTACAAGGCAGGCATCGCCGACGCCGGCCGACCCGGCGACCGCTGGCTGCTCGACGCCTGCCGCCTGACCTGGCGCGCCAAGCTGCACATGCACCTGCTGCTGGACCTGTTCAACCAGGCCCGCGAGAAGGCCGAAGCTGAAGCGATCGCGGTGTTCGGCGACAACCTCAAGGACCTGCTGCTGGCCGCGCCGGCCGGGCCCAAGAGCGTGCTCGGACTGGACCCGGGCATCCGCACCGGCTGCAAGATCGCCGTGGTCGATGCCACCGGCAAGCTAGTGGCCACCGACACCATCTACCCGCACGAACCGCGCCGGCAGTGGGACCAGTCGCTGCAGACGATCAAGCAGCTGTGCCTCAAGCACAACGTGGAACTGATCGCGATCGGCAATGGCACCGCCAGCCGCGAAACCGACAAGCTGGCCGGGGAGGCCATCAAGGCACTCGGCGACAGCAAACTGCAGAAGATCGTCGTCAGCGAAGCCGGCGCGTCGGTGTACTCGGCCTCCGAATTCGCCGCCAAGGAGTTCCCGGACCTGGACGTGTCGATCCGCGGCGCGGTTTCGATTGCCCGTCGCCTGCAGGATCCGCTGGCCGAGCTGGTCAAGATCGAACCCAAGGCGATCGGCGTGGGCCAGTACCAGCACGACGTGGACCAGTACCGCCTGGCGCGCGCGTTGGATGCGCGGGTCGAAGACTGCGTCAACGCGGTCGGCGTAGAGGTCAACACTGCCTCGGCCGCGCTGCTGTCGCGCGTGTCCGGGTTGTCGGCCACGGTGGCCGAGAACATCGTGCGTCATCGCGACGAGAACGGCCCGTTCAAGCGCCGCAAGGACCTGCTCAAGGTGCCGCGCCTGGGCGACAAGACCTTCGAACAGTGCGCCGGCTTCCTGCGCATCGCCGATGGCGACCAGCCGCTGGATGCGTCCTCGGTGCATCCGGAAGCCTATCCGGTGGTGGAGCGCATCGTGGCCGCCACCGCACGCCCGATCAAGGCATTGATCGGTGATGGCAGCTTCCTGCGCGGACTGAAGGCCGAGCAGTTCACCGACGCCACCTTCGGTGTGCCGACCGTGCGCGACATCCTCAAGGAACTGGAAAAGCCCGGCCGCGATCCGCGCCCGGAATTCAAGGCGGCGCGCTTTGCCGAGGGCGTGGAAGAGCTCAAGCACCTGCAGCCGGGCATGATCCTGGAAGGCGTGGTCAGCAACGTCGCCGCGTTCGGCGCGTTCGTCGACATCGGCGTGCACCAGGATGGCCTGATCCACATCTCGGCGCTGTCGGACACCTACGTCAAGGACCCGCGTGACGTGGTCAAGGCCGGCGACATCGTCAAGGTGAAGGTGCTGGAGGTGGACGTGGCGCGCAAGCGCATCGCCCTGACCCGGCGCCTGGACGACACCCCGGCCCCGGCCAAGGCCCCCGGCGAGCGCGATGCCCGGCCTGCCGGTGGCGGGCGCCGCGACGGCGGTGGCCAGCGCAATGGTGGCCGCGGGGCCGCCCCCGGCCCGCGACCGTGCAGTGCCGCGCCGCCGGCCAACAACGCCCTGGCCGACGCCTTCGCCCGCGCCAAACGCGGCGGCTGA
- a CDS encoding PspC domain-containing protein, whose translation MNATPRTLSRSLNDRMIAGVMGGIAHRFGWSSTLVRVLFVLVSVLSAAFPGILVYLILWLLIPNEAD comes from the coding sequence ATGAACGCCACGCCCCGCACGCTGTCGCGCTCGCTCAACGACCGCATGATCGCCGGGGTGATGGGCGGCATCGCGCACCGTTTCGGCTGGAGTTCCACCCTGGTGCGGGTGCTGTTCGTACTGGTCTCGGTGCTGTCGGCGGCCTTCCCGGGCATCCTGGTCTACCTGATCCTGTGGCTGTTGATCCCCAACGAGGCCGATTGA
- a CDS encoding YfeK family protein, which produces MNHRLRAALALALIIPGSALAAPSDTARREIAGLIGALDGSSCRFQRNGSWHDAAEARAHLQRKYDYLLKKDKVDTAEQFIERAASQSSMSGKPYRIACPGQPEQTAAVWFGARLKALRQRTL; this is translated from the coding sequence ATGAACCATCGCCTCCGCGCAGCCCTGGCTCTGGCCCTCATCATCCCCGGCAGTGCGCTGGCCGCCCCGAGCGATACCGCCCGCCGCGAGATCGCCGGCCTGATCGGTGCGCTGGATGGCTCCAGCTGCCGCTTCCAGCGCAATGGCAGCTGGCACGACGCCGCCGAGGCGCGTGCGCACCTGCAGCGCAAGTACGACTACCTGCTCAAGAAGGACAAGGTGGACACTGCCGAGCAGTTCATCGAGCGTGCCGCCAGCCAGAGCAGCATGAGCGGCAAGCCCTACCGGATTGCCTGCCCGGGCCAGCCCGAGCAGACCGCTGCGGTATGGTTCGGCGCGCGCCTGAAGGCCCTGCGCCAACGCACCCTGTAG